From the genome of Mycobacterium dioxanotrophicus, one region includes:
- a CDS encoding carboxylesterase/lipase family protein, with the protein MSEPTVVADGPVVDTTYGPVRGTDDGTVKAWRGIRYAAAPVGELRWRAPEPPRSWQDIEDATVVGPVCPQPVDPRIPIDLGARQSEDSLRLNVWAPAGAEPGAGKPVMVWVHGGAYVLGSASQPLYRGRVLAAEGDVVVVTVNYRLGAFGFLDLSELSTPAMRFDTNLGLRDVLCALRWVRDNIAAFGGDPDRVTLFGESAGGGIVTTLLASPAAEGLFGAAIAQSSPVTSIYDAERSRRVARQVLDELGVAPGDAGQLARLPVSAVLSASQRVFNAVPQQTPGTLAFAPIVDGDVVPDYPVNCAREGRTHPVPLIIGTNKHEAALFRWMKSPLMPITPEAIRAMFDGIAAEQPGLLLPSEAQIAAAYPGLRTKARGMGVARDIGFRMPSLWFAEGHSAAAPVYFYRFDFATPMLRLLRLGAAHATELPFMWGNLVAGPKDPTFKLGGLKHGRAVSERMRRRWTTFATTGTPEGAPGEPVWRPYRRDDRAVLLIDKQDRTVADLDRELRTAWGDEVLNFR; encoded by the coding sequence ATGTCCGAACCCACCGTTGTCGCCGACGGCCCGGTGGTCGACACCACCTACGGACCGGTCCGCGGAACCGACGACGGAACGGTCAAGGCGTGGCGGGGAATTCGTTACGCCGCCGCGCCAGTGGGCGAGCTGCGTTGGCGCGCACCGGAACCGCCGCGGTCGTGGCAGGACATCGAGGATGCCACCGTGGTGGGGCCGGTGTGCCCGCAGCCCGTCGACCCGCGGATCCCGATCGACCTCGGTGCACGGCAATCAGAGGACAGTCTGCGGCTCAACGTCTGGGCGCCCGCAGGCGCCGAACCCGGTGCCGGTAAACCCGTGATGGTGTGGGTGCACGGCGGCGCCTACGTGCTCGGGTCGGCCAGCCAGCCGTTGTACCGGGGCCGGGTGCTCGCCGCCGAGGGCGATGTCGTCGTCGTCACCGTCAACTACCGGCTGGGTGCCTTCGGGTTCCTCGACCTGTCCGAATTGAGCACGCCCGCAATGCGTTTCGACACCAACCTAGGGTTGCGTGATGTGCTGTGCGCGCTGCGCTGGGTGCGGGACAACATCGCCGCGTTCGGCGGCGACCCCGACCGCGTGACGCTGTTCGGGGAATCGGCAGGCGGTGGCATCGTCACCACACTGCTGGCCAGCCCCGCGGCCGAGGGTCTGTTCGGCGCGGCCATCGCACAGAGTTCGCCGGTCACCTCGATCTACGATGCCGAACGATCCCGGCGCGTCGCGCGCCAGGTGCTCGATGAGCTGGGCGTGGCCCCCGGCGATGCCGGGCAGCTCGCGCGGCTGCCCGTGTCGGCCGTGCTGTCGGCGTCCCAGCGGGTGTTCAACGCGGTACCGCAGCAGACGCCGGGCACGCTGGCGTTCGCCCCGATCGTCGACGGGGACGTGGTGCCGGACTATCCGGTGAACTGTGCCCGCGAAGGCCGCACCCACCCTGTGCCGCTGATCATCGGGACCAACAAGCACGAGGCCGCGTTGTTCCGGTGGATGAAGTCGCCGCTGATGCCGATCACCCCCGAGGCGATCAGGGCGATGTTCGACGGCATCGCCGCCGAGCAACCCGGGCTGCTGCTGCCGTCAGAGGCCCAGATCGCCGCCGCGTACCCGGGGCTGCGTACCAAGGCGCGCGGCATGGGCGTGGCCCGCGACATCGGATTCCGGATGCCCTCACTGTGGTTCGCCGAAGGACACAGCGCCGCGGCGCCCGTCTACTTCTACCGGTTCGACTTCGCCACCCCGATGCTGCGCCTGCTGCGGCTCGGTGCGGCCCACGCCACCGAGCTGCCCTTCATGTGGGGCAATCTCGTCGCCGGTCCCAAGGACCCGACGTTCAAGCTGGGCGGGCTCAAGCACGGCCGGGCGGTATCGGAACGCATGCGTCGCCGCTGGACCACCTTTGCGACGACCGGGACGCCCGAAGGGGCACCCGGGGAGCCGGTGTGGCGACCGTACCGCCGCGACGACCGTGCCGTGCTGTTGATCGACAAGCAGGACCGGACCGTGGCCGATCTGGACCGTGAGCTGCGCACGGCCTGGGGCGACGAGGTGCTCAACTTCCGCTAG
- a CDS encoding acyl-CoA dehydrogenase family protein yields the protein MSVDTAPITTTPTPASAQAALATADALATELAVDSAERERSGASLLPQLRRVAESGLLGIVVPAEHGGPGLSASTKVEVLRRLSRGDSAVGQLLLAHFVIAQAISGLGGQAPAPRIYADILAGAQLGNASAERGTATALDRHTTVTRRADGSWLLNGTKYYATGTLGATWIAVAAVVADRVGETATVFVRPNQDGVTLDLDQWSAFGQRGTASGEVRLVDVVVEGDLVIEEGVTPDPLDAPPSVLGAYDQALHAAIDIGIARAALEDGAEFVRTRSRPWKEAALSGVRRADEEPHVVRRFGELTARLYALEALLAHGSAVVDAGLAEPELSRDTAAQASLQVAAAKALAQEYAVEIAGGIFELTGTSGTDSAVNLDRHWRNVRTHSLHDPARWKYVHLGNHTLRGARPPRLGLVL from the coding sequence ATGAGCGTCGACACCGCCCCCATCACCACCACACCGACACCGGCTTCGGCCCAGGCCGCACTGGCCACCGCCGACGCACTGGCCACCGAACTCGCCGTCGACAGCGCCGAGCGGGAACGCTCCGGCGCGTCGCTGCTGCCGCAACTGCGCCGGGTCGCGGAATCAGGACTGCTCGGCATCGTGGTACCCGCCGAACACGGCGGCCCAGGGCTTTCCGCGTCGACCAAGGTCGAGGTGCTGCGCCGACTGTCCCGCGGCGACAGCGCCGTCGGGCAGCTCCTGCTGGCACATTTCGTTATCGCACAAGCGATCTCAGGTCTCGGCGGACAGGCTCCGGCGCCGCGCATCTACGCCGACATCCTGGCCGGCGCCCAACTGGGCAACGCCTCCGCCGAGCGTGGCACGGCCACCGCACTGGACCGGCACACCACGGTGACCCGGCGCGCCGACGGCAGCTGGCTGCTCAACGGCACCAAGTACTACGCCACCGGCACCTTGGGTGCCACCTGGATCGCCGTGGCTGCCGTCGTCGCAGACCGCGTCGGCGAGACCGCGACCGTGTTCGTCCGGCCCAATCAGGACGGTGTGACCCTCGATCTCGATCAGTGGTCCGCGTTCGGACAGCGCGGTACGGCCAGCGGCGAGGTCCGCCTGGTCGACGTCGTGGTCGAGGGCGACCTGGTCATCGAAGAGGGCGTGACACCCGACCCGCTCGACGCGCCACCCAGCGTGCTCGGCGCCTACGACCAGGCGCTGCACGCCGCGATCGACATCGGCATCGCCCGGGCCGCGCTCGAGGACGGCGCCGAATTCGTCCGCACCCGGTCCCGGCCGTGGAAAGAGGCGGCGCTGAGCGGGGTCCGCCGCGCCGACGAGGAACCACATGTGGTGCGCCGGTTCGGCGAACTCACCGCCCGGCTGTATGCGTTGGAGGCCCTGCTGGCCCACGGCAGCGCGGTGGTCGACGCCGGGCTGGCCGAGCCGGAGCTGTCCCGCGACACCGCAGCGCAGGCATCGCTGCAGGTGGCCGCCGCCAAGGCGCTGGCCCAGGAATACGCCGTCGAGATCGCAGGCGGCATCTTCGAACTGACCGGAACGTCGGGCACCGATTCGGCGGTCAACCTCGACCGGCACTGGCGCAACGTGCGCACCCACTCACTGCACGATCCGGCGCGTTGGAAGTACGTGCACCTGGGCAACCACACCCTGCGTGGCGCTCGGCCACCGCGGCTGGGGCTCGTCCTGTAG